A single window of Streptomyces sp. NBC_00464 DNA harbors:
- a CDS encoding ribonuclease J — protein MSHPHPELGTPPKLPKGGLRVTPLGGLGEIGRNMTVFEYGGRLLIVDCGVLFPEEEQPGIDLILPDFTTIRDRLDDVEGIVLTHGHEDHIGGVPYLLRLKPDIPLIGSKLTLALIEAKLQEHRIRPYTLEVKEGQRERLGVFDCEFIAVNHSIPDALAVAIRTPAGMAVATGDFKMDQLPLDGRLTDLHAFARLSEEGIDLLLSDSTNAEVPGFVPPERDISNVLRTVFANAQKRIIVASFASHVHRIQQILDTAHEYGRRVAFVGRSMVRNMGIARDLGYLKVPAGLVVDVKTLDDLPDDEVVLVCTGSQGEPMAALSRMANRDHQIRIVQGDTVILASSLIPGNENAVYRVINGLTRWGANVVHKGNAKVHVSGHASAGELLYFYNICKPKNLMPVHGEWRHLRANAELGALTGVPKDHIVIAEDGVVVDLIDGKAKIVGKVQAGYVYVDGLSVGDVTETSLKDRRILGDEGIISVFIVVDSSSGKIVGGPHIQARGSGIDDSAFSAVVPKVQDALNKSAQDGVMEPHQLQQLVRRTVGKWVSDTYRRRPMILPVVVEV, from the coding sequence TTGAGTCATCCGCATCCTGAACTCGGCACCCCGCCGAAGCTCCCGAAGGGCGGCCTGCGGGTCACCCCCCTGGGTGGCCTCGGCGAGATCGGCCGCAACATGACGGTCTTCGAGTACGGCGGCCGCCTGCTCATCGTCGACTGCGGCGTTCTCTTCCCGGAGGAGGAGCAGCCCGGAATCGACCTGATCCTTCCGGACTTCACCACCATCCGGGACCGCCTCGACGACGTCGAGGGGATCGTCCTGACGCACGGGCACGAGGACCACATCGGTGGTGTCCCGTATCTGCTGCGCCTGAAGCCGGACATCCCGCTCATCGGCTCCAAGCTGACCCTCGCGCTCATCGAGGCGAAGCTTCAGGAGCACCGCATCCGGCCGTACACCCTTGAGGTCAAGGAGGGGCAGCGCGAGCGTCTCGGAGTCTTCGACTGCGAGTTCATCGCGGTCAACCACTCCATCCCGGACGCTCTCGCGGTCGCCATCCGCACGCCCGCGGGCATGGCCGTCGCCACCGGCGACTTCAAGATGGACCAGCTGCCGCTGGACGGTCGCCTCACCGACCTGCACGCGTTCGCCCGGCTGAGCGAGGAAGGCATCGACCTTCTGCTCTCCGACTCGACGAACGCGGAGGTGCCGGGCTTCGTACCGCCGGAGCGGGACATCTCCAACGTCCTGCGCACGGTCTTCGCCAATGCGCAGAAGCGCATCATCGTGGCGAGCTTCGCGAGCCATGTGCACCGCATCCAGCAGATCCTCGACACGGCACACGAATACGGCCGCAGGGTCGCCTTCGTCGGACGTTCGATGGTCCGGAACATGGGCATCGCCCGTGACCTGGGCTATCTGAAGGTTCCCGCCGGCCTGGTCGTCGACGTGAAGACCCTCGACGACCTGCCGGACGACGAGGTCGTGCTGGTCTGCACGGGCTCGCAGGGTGAGCCGATGGCGGCCTTGTCCCGGATGGCCAACCGCGACCACCAGATCCGCATCGTCCAGGGCGACACCGTCATCCTGGCCTCGTCGCTGATTCCGGGCAACGAGAACGCGGTCTACCGCGTGATCAACGGTCTGACCCGCTGGGGCGCCAACGTCGTCCACAAGGGCAACGCCAAGGTCCACGTCTCGGGCCACGCCTCGGCCGGCGAGCTGCTGTACTTCTACAACATCTGCAAGCCGAAGAACCTGATGCCGGTCCACGGCGAATGGCGCCACCTCAGGGCCAACGCGGAGCTGGGCGCCCTCACGGGTGTCCCGAAGGACCACATCGTCATCGCGGAGGACGGCGTGGTCGTCGACCTGATCGACGGCAAGGCCAAGATCGTCGGCAAGGTCCAGGCCGGCTATGTGTACGTCGACGGCCTCTCGGTCGGCGATGTCACCGAGACCTCCCTCAAGGACCGCCGGATCCTCGGCGACGAGGGGATCATCTCCGTCTTCATCGTGGTCGACAGCTCCTCCGGCAAGATCGTGGGCGGCCCCCACATCCAGGCCCGGGGCTCCGGCATTGACGACTCGGCGTTCAGCGCGGTCGTTCCGAAGGTCCAGGACGCCCTCAACAAGTCGGCCCAGGACGGCGTGATGGAGCCGCACCAGCTCCAGCAGCTGGTCCGCCGCACGGTGGGCAAGTGGGTCTCCGACACCTACCGTCGGCGTCCGATGATCCTTCCCGTCGTCGTCGAGGTCTGA
- the dapA gene encoding 4-hydroxy-tetrahydrodipicolinate synthase has protein sequence MAPISTPQTPFGRVLTAMVTPFTADGALDLDGAQRLATHLVDAGNDGLIINGTTGESPTTSDAEKDQLVRAVLEAVGDRAHIVAGIGTNDTRHSVELARTAERTGAHGLLAVTPYYNKPPQEGLLRHFTAIADSTGLPVMLYDIPGRSGVPIDTETLVRLAEHPRIVANKDAKGDLGRASWAIAQSGLAWYSGDDMLNLPLLSVGAIGFVSVVGHVVTPDLRALIEAHLGGDVQKATEIHQKLLPVFTGMFRTQGVITTKAALTLQGLPAGPLRLPLVELSAQETAQLKIDLAAGGVQL, from the coding sequence ATGGCTCCGATCTCCACTCCGCAGACCCCCTTCGGGCGGGTCCTCACTGCTATGGTCACGCCCTTCACGGCGGACGGTGCACTCGACCTCGACGGCGCCCAGCGGCTCGCCACTCACCTGGTGGACGCAGGCAACGACGGCCTGATCATCAATGGCACCACCGGCGAGTCCCCGACCACCAGTGACGCGGAGAAAGACCAGCTCGTACGGGCTGTGCTGGAGGCGGTCGGAGACCGGGCGCACATCGTCGCCGGCATCGGTACGAACGACACCCGGCACAGCGTCGAACTCGCCCGCACGGCCGAGCGCACCGGTGCCCACGGCCTCCTCGCGGTCACCCCGTACTACAACAAGCCGCCGCAGGAGGGTCTCCTCCGCCACTTCACTGCGATCGCGGACTCCACCGGTCTGCCGGTGATGCTCTACGACATTCCCGGCCGCAGCGGGGTGCCGATCGACACAGAGACCCTGGTCCGGCTGGCCGAGCACCCGCGCATCGTGGCCAACAAGGACGCCAAGGGCGACCTCGGCCGCGCCAGCTGGGCCATCGCGCAGTCCGGCCTGGCCTGGTACTCGGGCGACGACATGCTGAACCTGCCGCTTCTGTCGGTCGGCGCGATCGGCTTCGTCTCGGTCGTCGGCCATGTCGTCACCCCGGACCTGCGGGCCCTCATCGAGGCGCACCTCGGCGGGGACGTCCAGAAGGCCACGGAGATCCACCAGAAGCTGCTGCCGGTCTTCACGGGCATGTTCCGCACCCAGGGTGTGATCACCACCAAGGCCGCACTGACCCTTCAGGGCCTCCCTGCGGGCCCGCTGCGCCTCCCCCTGGTGGAACTCAGCGCGCAGGAAACGGCACAGCTCAAGATCGACCTCGCCGCCGGTGGGGTACAGCTGTAA
- the thyX gene encoding FAD-dependent thymidylate synthase, whose amino-acid sequence MTETPEPAKPSFRSDVTVDLVKHAAGDSDVLFAARVSTAGEQSLEEVTKDPERSKGLINYLMRDRHGSPFEHNSMTFFISAPIFVFREFMRHRVGWSYNEESGRYRELEPVFYVPGESRKLVQQGRPGKYEFVDGTEAQAELTGRAMEASYRQAYEAYQEMLAAGVAREVARAVLPVGLFSSMYATCNARSLMHFLGLRTQHELAKVPSFPQREIEMVGEQMEAHWAALMPLTHAAFNKNGRVAP is encoded by the coding sequence GTGACCGAGACCCCCGAGCCCGCAAAGCCCAGCTTCCGCAGCGATGTCACCGTTGACCTGGTGAAACACGCCGCAGGTGACTCCGACGTGCTGTTCGCCGCCCGCGTTTCCACGGCCGGTGAGCAGTCCCTCGAAGAGGTCACCAAGGATCCTGAGCGCTCCAAGGGGCTCATCAACTACCTGATGCGGGACAGGCACGGAAGCCCGTTCGAGCACAACTCGATGACCTTCTTCATCAGCGCCCCGATCTTCGTGTTCCGCGAGTTCATGCGGCACCGCGTCGGCTGGTCGTACAACGAGGAATCGGGCCGCTACCGGGAGCTGGAGCCGGTCTTCTACGTCCCGGGGGAGTCCCGCAAGCTCGTCCAGCAGGGCCGTCCCGGCAAGTACGAGTTCGTCGACGGCACCGAGGCGCAGGCGGAGCTCACCGGCCGCGCCATGGAGGCCTCGTACCGCCAGGCGTACGAGGCCTACCAGGAGATGCTCGCGGCAGGAGTGGCCCGCGAGGTCGCCCGTGCGGTCCTCCCGGTCGGCCTGTTCTCCTCGATGTACGCCACGTGCAACGCCCGCTCGCTGATGCACTTCCTCGGACTGCGCACGCAGCACGAGCTCGCGAAGGTCCCGTCGTTCCCGCAGCGGGAGATCGAGATGGTCGGCGAGCAGATGGAGGCGCACTGGGCGGCGCTCATGCCGCTCACCCATGCAGCCTTCAACAAAAACGGACGCGTTGCCCCGTAA